TCCTACAATATATAACAATACAATAAGTtgattacaccccccccccccactcaactGGCATTATTTGatctgcatatatcccctctgttctcctgcacagttacatttttctaaaacaaataggaGCCTTCAGCTGGAGCCCATTTTCACCCAGACACATCATCAGTGACGTTTCACATCTGCGAACAGCACATTTGCAAAGACCTTCATTTAGTGTAAAGTtaatgcaatcaagaatgcaggcttacactgGCAGAGCTTACTTTCGCCCGCTTGGATTTAGTACTGTCATTGTTAgatgagctcaggacaggaggttaggagggAGAAAAAATAGCAGCAGACAGCTAGAGCGGAGTTTCTATGgcaaccagcaatgccatttcttcaCTGGTGGCTAGACTGGaaagggcatgtttagtaacccGAGCTGAGACGATTCACCGCCTTAGCTTGGaaatgagcatgctcagtagccaacagccaaagctaaTTCCCAACGGAGGGAGTCaagtgagttagaggaggagaaggaatcctaagtgattaaggagatgccttactattaaaggaaaagtaacactttttttaagtaaaaaaatctattataccctgctccaataattgccctatgctgcaaaccatttagtattttgaatgctttattaaaaaatacctcCTAAAACTTGGCTtgcggtcatttgaaataaggcgataaggcgaaggaaggagcagcatccactatgcgatgatcgattgatcgagcctagcatTCCtcctgtataggaaggagtcaggctaggctcgatcaatcgatcgtcgcctAGTGGATCCTGATCCTTACTTCGCCGAATCGCTTTATATcgaatgaccggaagccaagttttatttatttgaataaataaagcattcaaaatactaagtggtttgcaggatagggcaattattggtgcagggtagaatagattttttacttaaacatttttagtgttacttttcctttaacatttgaACAGAGTGGCAGGTGTTTAATgaattcaaagaggctgttcaccaaTTAAATTTTTTGAGGGGGGGTGTTTGGCTCACAATGCAGACAAAGAGTGAAGCTTCTAACTTGGGGCTGTCAGATGTGAGGCTGAGGGAATCagaccatttattttaaaaacattaaaaaaagaaaatacatttattagtgCATTTAAATAGCTGCAAGCACATCAGTAAAAGTTTGCAACTGTAGGACATCCAATTGAGGGCATTTTTGTGTAATCACACCTTTCTTAAATGCTTGTGGCAATTTAAAAGCACTGCAATAGCATGTgcactgtagaatacaatgttaCACAGAATACAGTTCTTAGAAGGATAAACAGGAGTTTGAAAATCTCTCACAGAATAGGatatttgttgccaagaaatgtTTCATTTGTAAGTGCTAGGAtgtctgctttttcttttttgcattatgaaatgtaatataattctaacaactttccaaaatacattaataaatttgCAATGGGCTTAAAGCAATTAGCAGTATTCATCCCTTTATATTTTCTGGTTATAACtctagaaacaatgtagcaaaagttaGTTCTCCATGTTTGTTAGTTAGtgggcttctgctacattgtgtcatGGGTCAGGGCCAGCTGTGAAGGAAATTTAAAGTAAAAGACATACTGCTTTCATTTTAATTAAAGCAATTAAATGGGTCTTAAACCCAGATACTAATAGTCCTCTTCCTCTTGAAATGTGATTGGTATAATTTCTTGTTTTGtacaaatatcaaaataaaagcTATATAAAAAAAGATGGCAAAAGCCATGCAGTTGGCACAACATGCACCACATATATTATAGTCAAACAAATATTTCACTTCTTACCATCTGATGAATATCCTGTGAGGCCCCCAAAAATAACAAGGACATAACTAACATCCAGCTCTCTCATAATCTCATAGGCTTTTTCTTCAGTGGATGCCATTGCCTTTGAAATGAGAGAATGAACCACAGTTTTTCAGACTACCatgtgcaatataaaaaaaagtcagttaaAGGCCGTCATAAAAGCCAAAATGCATCTCATGGACAGAACCTTTTAAGTTTCTAAACATAATTAGCAATTCTGTACCAATTCTGAAATAATCTGAAAATTACACTTCACACTCACTTTCAGTAATCTCTCTCTCTACCTGCAGATTTATACCAGATTAATTTTTTCAAGGACATGTAGCTCAAATACTGTGTGCTCTCTTTGCCTTCATGATGTATGTAAGGCACCTTGCAAAATGAATGGCTCAGACAAAGCTGCACGTAGAGAGACAGACTGATGAAAGCAGACTAGTGAAGAGTAACAATTTCTGACACGGTATAGACTTTTTAATTGATCATATtgagaaagtttcttatttccatgagatgaagcttataataaatgtttgtttttgcaaTAATTCCCCTTGAATTACTATGTGGCTAAAGTACAGGTATTTTGGAGTAtatgaaatgtaataaatattagCTAATATTGAGTTACAGAGTTATTAGGAAGATGCATATCTATGTCTACATTTTATGAATCTGCAGATAAATGAGGTGCTGCAAAAACAAAATGAGTACTTTTCTACAGTCTTAAATTAAACTGCCATGTGATACAACCAATGTGCACAGGGTATTGTTTTCATGTATGATTCTACCTCTGACACATAAGCATTATAAGATTATAAAAGATGTAATGCTTCCTAAACTATTGGTGGTGGCAGTCATTTGCATCCATACCCAAATACTGATATCCTAGAACAAAGTGGATTACCAGCATGCCTGTGTAGAGACAAAAGCTGctttgttactcatgagccacagtcaattgtaaaaagacttgcagagcaacacaagcatcataaaagttgatGGAGCTGCTATtatgtagcctctatgcacacgaTCAGCTTACTGGAGGCTTTActtagtagtaaatcttgtttttattcaaccaaaacttgccaacacaattacctggtttgggggcacggagagcaacatccaaggggttggtgaacaacatgttgctcacgagccattggttggggatcactgctataaatgAACCCTGAGGTCTTACCTGGCCTACTCTGGAAATGTGTGTGTTATTCCAGGTATTATTATCAACGAGGATTGTTCGATTGGCCATTGCTGTAATCTGGTAACCATAATCCCACCACGACATTACTTTTGCAtcctaaaaaaataaagtgttaatGCAAGTTAATGACACCACCTCATTTCATACTGTGATGGGTAAAGCAAACTACATCAAACAAACAGTACAACACAATAAAGAGCTCACCTCAGGGGTGTTGTGTCTGAGCCAATAATAAGCCTCCCTGAAATCATCAAAGATGATCCTGCTACCATCTCCACCACGGGCTGACAGAACAATAGAGGGAGAGGAGTAAGCTTCACTTGTCACCCATGTAGAGTGGAATGTATAAGTGACCAAAAAGAAAGCCATGACCAGGATCATGCCACTGGCAACCTATTCAAGAAGAAAAAAGAGCAGATCATTAGTATAATGTTATGTTTTGTTGAGGATTAAACCATTTGCTTCTTGGTGTAACTCAAGATCAACCTAATTATGCAAAGTACTGAACTCCTTTACAATAGCATTCTGTAGTATCAAATGTGTTCCCGTGTCAAGAATCAACTAATCTGTCAAGGTATCCTTTATAATGTAACTTTTGATTGTTTTCTTCCTGTAACAGGCCTAAACTATTAGAAAGCAGACACAGTCATACCTTCCAATTGCAGAGTTCCACCCTAAAGTTTTGTGTGTATGTGATGGTGAACTTATGGAGGTTATTTAAGGTGCAAACTTCACTACAAGTATAGtcacctatagcaatcaatcagcatgtATTTATGGGCAACTGTTTAAGAATAAGCCTCTCTTTGGTTGGTATTGGTTACTGAACCACAGCAAACTCTGTGGGGGGTCATTTGTTACCATTGAGCAAATTTTCATCTGGTCAGTAAcccaaaatattcattttcattGCTCAACTTGCACCTGACTCAACAAAGCTAATTattaattagttgctatgggttactgccaaatGCAAATTAGCTCATTGTTTAAAATAAGCCCCTGTGCCTTTTGCGACATATGGGGTTAGACTGTAACCTGCAGTGCAGCTGAAAAACATGATGAACTAAGGGCCATGACCCACAGGAAATGTTGTCACCCACTGGCTACAAAGCACCTAAAATATACCTGCCCCTTCGCATTCACTGGAACTGCTCCATGTAAAGCATTTAACACACGTCAATCCCATATGAACACACAAAAGTGTAAAAGAAGGCATTTTCACTCCGTTAGCTGGGATTGCCACATGTAAAGTGTTTAACATGCATCAATTCCAATGAATCTGTAGGGGCTGGTATTTTCATTTGCTTTGTCATCTGCAAGAGAGGAGACTTCCTGGGAGTGACAAAGCACCCTGTCCTATAAAATAATCCATCTACAATCAATGTTTTACTTATACTGTAAATTATTAATTGttgcttatatttattatatatttgtggttttattgaaTTGTGAttagtaggctggccagccacttAGATAATTGTTTTTCAAGTTTGTGGAATGAATGAATTATTAAGAACCCTACACACTTAATTACGGACAACACTCCATTATAACACTAGATTACTATTTCTCGTAGCCTGCTTTATTACTTACTTCGTTTTTGATGGGATATGTAGAATCctgttgcttttttgtttttttatcaggACGGCTAATGTCAAGATTCTTCATGTAAGTGGATAATACCTGAGAAACCCCAATGCCAGAAAGAATACACATAACAGGGGCAAGAACCAGCATCAGACGCACCTGATAAGGAGGATGAAAAGAATAACCCTCTATTTTATCCATAGTAGGAAAAATATACCTTAAATATACTTTTCAACATaagctcatttttttttatttatttttttaaacaaagacaTAACCAATTCCACAGATTAAGAATAACCAAGATGTCTATGATAAGGACAAGTATTCCCTACCCCGCTTACAGCTTTAATGGTACACATTGTATACCAAGTCATTTAGTTGACAGTCTTATTACACATTCTCCTTAAATTAAAAGTATCTTCTTTACCATGCAGAAAAACTTGTACAGAACAACAAACTACACATAGAGGGGTTAACAAACTGCTTGTAATGCTTCCTACTGCTCTTATTACTGCTTAACTGAATAAAGATCTTACCATGACTGCAGAAAAGTACATACTGGTCACACCGTACATGATAATGAAAATTCTGGCATCAGATAGATTACTGAAGCAATAATACAGACCAACTgtataacaagaaaaaaaaaaagtttggtttaAACTATCACActcacaataaatatttttacactCATAATAAATGTAGTTCTAAATATTAAAACTAATATGACAGACTTGCAAGGATTGTGATTGATATGGAtcttaaatatactgtacaagaTTAATttaagcaaaataattcacccTGTGTTAGCTGActtgagaaaaataaaacataatttaagcTTGGAGTACATGTAAAGATGTGCTACTATGCTGTGCCAAATAGGGCTCATCCGATCATTTAGCACTCAGGCCAAAGATTGGATCATTATGTGGGATTAGGCAGACCAATCAGGAAAAGACACCACCAATGAGCTGCCACAGCCCTCACTAAACCAGATTTTTCAACTGGACAACTGGTGTCTGGGGGGATCTTTGAGCTGAAACTAtgcttataataaatataaactggTATCTGAAAAAGCAAAAATAGGAGTGACAATGCTATAACAAACCTGGAAACATGAAGACAAGTAACTGCAAATCAAAATAATAAGAAGACCATGTCGTGGGCTGATGCTCAGATACAGAAGCAATGATTGGAATATTGTTCTTTGCATAAGAAGGATCCAAAAGGGAATAGAAACGACCAGTCCATGGGGATATTTTGCCTTGTAGAGAAAGCACAATTCAAcaattaattttaaatttaaattaatatttcagAAATAAGTACAGTGGTGTAAGAACTCTGCGCCAAGCCCcccgtgcaaaaaaaaaaaaaaaaatcttcaacagGGCCTGGCACAGATAAGCAAACCCATCCGACCCCGTTCCACCTACCTTCTTTCCGTGTGATGAAACGTGTCTCaaaagagaccccccccccccccccccccacaacccatAGTAAATAAAGGAATTAAAACATACAAGAGGGCCTTTCATTGTAGAGTCATATTTAATTTCTTTAAGCATACCGGTCAGCATGAGGACAGCTCCGACAGTGAGAAGAACAAATCCAACCAGTGAAATCACACTCctaaaaagaatttcaaattgCTGAGGATTGAGCTTGCTCCGCAGGTAGTCTACAAAAGCATGGATCTGACACAGGCCAAAAACTCCTAAGGCGGCCATGTGCTCAGATGACAAGACAGGCTGTGAAGAAATATACAGGTACTGATCAGAGCaaagaattaataataatatgaattaaTACTTCTATAAATGGTTTCTAAGGTATTACTAAATATTGTACCGTGTGAATGCATTTGTAAAGGAAAAACAATGGCTCAGTTGATTTAGAAGACACCACGTGGGTACAGGGTAAAATTCATCCTATGCCTTGTAGCTTGGGCTATAAGCTctgctatattaaaaaaaataatttcatttaaagtaattacaatgtgcttaaagggacagtaacaccaaaaaatgaaagtgtataaaagtaattactatataatgtaatgctgccctgtactggtacaactggtgtgttttccttagaaagactactatagtttatataataaagcttctgtgtagccacgggggcagccatttacaggagaaaaggcacaggttacttagcagataacagataaaaccccattatattctacaaagcttatctgttatctgctatgtgcccgagccttttctcctttttcccagcttcaatggctgcccccgtgttgacatagcagctcatttatataaactatagtagcgtttctgttgcaaacttgccagttttaccagcgcagggcaactgtacattatattttaattactttaaaacactttaattttttggtgttactgttcctttaactgctgtACAATTGTACACTAAAAATCTACATCTTACCTTTATGTCAGTGCTGGaatatttgtttaattattaattttaacaAACTAGCCTAACAATTAGATTAGAAATGGTATGGGAAAAGAGCAAAAATACCGGCAAAATTCATAGTAGGTATATTGTGATGGTACAATTACATGCTCATTCTGCCTCCATTTTAATGACACCAGCCTAAACATAAGTATACCAAATTGGTTTACACTACCAGCTTCTGACTCAACTGTAAAAAAGTACAAATTATACCCACACTCTCTCTATTTCTACCCTGTACACAGTAGTTACTGCATTTTATTCTCCCCTGTGACTTACTTTAACAGGCAATGATATTTAGGATGGTCCAAGTTTTACAAATTAGTACAAAGAGTATGTAGCTATCTAAAGCAAAAGCTCATTTTagtttataatattaataattaataataatacctATATTTATGCAACTGGGTTCTTGTTCTCTAGCAGAGAATGGTTACCTGAAATCCAACAAAGGAGATCTGCATGGAGAGGATGGTGCCCAAACAATAAACTGTGCAGTAAGCCACATAAATTCGATGAGAGAATCTTCCGGTAAGCATCAAAACCAGGACATGAAGTGGTATAAGGTTGATCAGAAACACGTATCCTCCCCACGAGGAGACCTAgatttaataacaataaaaataactgACTAACAAATGCAAAAAGGaaagccattcaagatggaagtTACAAATACACAGCCTCCGACAGCATTTGGTTTAATGTAGATACAAACTAATAAATAATTGGCACATTAGTAGCATTTTTTGACAAACATCATTTCTTTTGTATCCTACAGGAAGGTAAACCTTTCATCTGGAAGTAACACTTCTATCCACTCCTTTAAATGCATCAATATATACTTTTAAGTAAATATATGTACACATGCATAGCAAAAATTACCAAGCAGATTACCCGTCAAGGCAAGCATCTGCCACAGGCAAAGATTTAGAATAGGAAGCAGTGACAAGTAAGAGAGTGCTGCTGCCGAGAAACACCATGTGTGCCATAGATCTTAGGGCTATTGCATGATGCATACTGGGTGCCAATTCACTTCCACTGAAGCAGTAGCAAGGGTTTGTTAGATGATAGTTGCCTGGAAAAGCAGACAACTGAATTTATGCTGGCCAGTTTTAGGAGCTTGTTTACTTCCTGTCTCTTAAAAGTCTTCAGTCCTGTCATGCATTATGGTTGAGATTCTACTAAGGCCAGAGCACATAGCTTACATAGTCACATAGTCATCTGGCATGGTTTAAAAAGATTATGCTGCCTCTGGTGAGGAGTTAAGTATTATTTACATGGATAGCATTTGACTCAGAAAGGGGTCAAAATATGTAGCAGCATATAAAACCTCATGACAGTACTGCTTATTTTAcaggttaaaggggcagtatactaccttttcaacatgagctcaatgaacaGGACTGAATATGTGCTGAACaaatttttgcctattgtttacattaaaaaaaaatatctataaaatataaGGTCTTTGTATTTCTTGCCTTAAGAAACTGAAACCACAATTTTTGTATAATATAATCTGTTTTACTTTCTGGTTCAAAGGGCTAGTCTTGAAACATTAAGTGTGCCTTTACTGCTTCAGTATAAATTACTGCCATTAAGAGGATTCCTTTGTTTTGTTGAGGGTGCTACTCAGGCACCCTTGGATATGCAGCTATACTTTCTACAAGTACTAAGTATGACTCAGATTTGTAGTTAATCAATTTCTGGTTCTGCTAAGTCACTATTTGCACTATAGTAAGTAGTAAACTATATTACCAGCCAGTGGATAAACCCTTTGTAGTTGTCAACTGGTCCTAATCTCAAAGTCTAACAAATGCTGCAGCTTATGGTTGGGAGGaggattgtttatacagagctctacATTTAAACAAAGTACCCAACTAACTAGGGAGAGGGGCTGGTGtttatgaaaaacaaacaaaatcaatTTTCCATTATTACTTTACAGTAGAAAACTTACAAAAATATAGAATTTACATAAAAGAATAGGAAAAATGAAATGTTCAGCATATGTTACCGATGTTGaagcaaagatatatatatatatatatatatatatatatatatatatatatatatatatattatatatatatatagatatatatagatatatatagatatatatagatatatatagatatatatatatatatatatataaaaaacacctttcaaaaaaaatatatattatatacatttttgcccATGCCTAGGGCCCCCCGGTTATATTTTACCTGCTTTGCAGataaagaaagattttccaaGATTTGAACAACTAAAGAATACAGTTGCACTTACCATATAGAAATATGCTAGAGCGCACATGGCTGCCCAATAGATTGAACCAGTCTTTACTGCCTTAATCCACATGTAGTAAGTTAGAAGCATACAGAAAATGGCAATACCTGAAAGTAGTTTCAAATAGGGGTAGACATCAGTATCAATGGTAAAAGCACGCAAAAATTAAGAATTATCTGGTAGTAAACATCAAAAAAAGGAATTCCATGGCATGTTTCACAGAgtagttatttttttaaacaacagaATTCTACCTCTAGTGGACAATTCAGAATTAACGTACAGCTGATGTTTGGGCTTCAAAGGCTCCCAATCAAAGTTTTAGACCTTACCCAAGGTTTTTGCTGACATAGGTCGCCTCATCAACCCACCATAAAAACACTAAATactgtatgaaaccttgtttcgtaagattatatttgtgcatgtatgggcacctttagacagaCCCCTACAGGTGTGGCAGCCCCACACTAGCCTAAACTCTCTAAAGAGAACATGCATTTGCCCTCAATCACTGCTGTTAAGGAAAGAACGTTTGATGCTACCATAAAAACTCCTTGAACACTTACTTATTCTATTAGACATGTATTAAACAGGAATATAGTAGGTAATAATTTAAAGCAACAACCCTATTACTTGCCATCTATTCTGTACACCTGCCACATTTAAAATCTTTTACATCATAAAATAACAAACGTGTTGCTAAACATGGAAGCTCTTCCCTGGGTAGACATATGATTTTAATTATTACTTTTAACTACACCAAACTTTACTTACCTTCATTATCATAGGATCCAGCCACAGAACGTGATATATAGCCAGGCACCACTGCTATCATTGCTGCTGCCAAAAGGCCTGCACCAGCATCCTGCAGAAGAAGACAAATTGTATCAGTCAGTTAAAGGCCTTATGTACTTGTGCTTTATATGTAATTTCAGACATTCTGACTTTTTGCATCCATAGATATACATTGAAATCAGAGTATTTTAACCCTGCTTACAATTACTTTGGGCAAGCTGGAGTCAGATTGAGAATAGCCCACCCGATTTCAAGTTTAAGTCAATCATTTAAATGtgagctgttaaaaaaaaaaacagcagttgtATTTAACATGAAGATGTACATGAAGTCATATTGTTGTCTATAAGAATGTGAAATTAACCCAGcagaataaaaacaattaaacttGTGGCCATTTTCTTTACACAAGACTAATCGGTAATTTTTCCACCACAAATCAGTGGATTCACAATAATCATATTATATAATGAagcacaaaattttcagcaaaatgTCCACACCtgctatataaaacaaatatgtgtGCTTCTTTACATAGAAGGCAATAGGGGGGAGGATTTCTAGCATTTTCACCTCGCCTGCTGGGCTCCGAGATACATGACAGACAAAAGACAAAGTTACCCATTTCTAAAACAATTTATACAAAAGCACAGCACTAGTAACAGCATTCAAACCAAAAGTACAGATTGACTTGAGAAACAGTAGACATTACAGGAACAAGACATTTACAAGCAAAGCATAAGAGCATATATCTATAGATTTAAGCCACTGCTATGAAATGTGCAACTCAGCCTCAAAAAAATAGATTTCCAGACATTaagtaggtacaggtataggacccattatccagaatgctcgggaccaagggttttccagataaggggtctttccgtaatttggatctcaatacctcaagtctactaaaaaatcaataaaacattaattaaacccaataggattgttttgcatccaataaggattatttatatcttagttgggatcagttacaaggtactgttttatttctacagagaaaaaggaaatcagttttaaaattctgaattatttgattaaaatggagtctatagaagacggggtttccgtaattcggagctttctggataacgggtttccggataaggggtccgatacctgtatttgaaaaaaaaggatACTGCCTTGATAGGATTAGCATTTTTGAGATGAATAAACTCAGGATTTAGTATTTAATGAAGAAAACAATTGCTCATTAAGCAAATAAAGTTAGAAATAAAAGTCTTACTTTCAGCTCTTTTGTCAGATGGTAAGTGACTATGGTGGTGAAAGACGAGAAGAGTGGAGCAAGGAATACACAAACATTTCGGATGTCAATAGTGATGTGGAAAAAGTGTAGAATATGGTAGAATGCTGCAGAGGTTATCATCAGACCTGAAGGGGCAAAAGGATAAAGGTAAAAATCAGAAACAGCAATGCACAGTTTAATGAACATGTTTTGGctcatttttaacttttagttaacttttactatgttatagagaggccaattctaagcaacttttcaattagtcttcattatttgtttttaatagttttcaaattatttgccttcttcttcttctaactctttgcagctttcaaatgggggtcactgaaaaCTAACagtcaaaatctattgctctgtgaaactacagtttaattgttattgctactttatattacttatttttctattatagtcttatattagaatatattagtattttattcaaaccacaccctggttgctaaggtaatttgcatcCTAGCAAACAaatggctgctgaaactccaagctggagaactGCCAACAAAAaccgaaataattaaaaaaaactacaaatacaaaataaagaccaattgcaaactgtctcagaatattactctctacatcaaaaaAAGTTAGCTCAAagatggacaacccctttaagtcttAATAATGTTGTTTATATGGAGCTTAGTTTCAAAATGTAATGCTCGATgacaatctaaaaaaaaacacaattatagtGTAGATAAAGTGTGTAAGATAGCAGACCAAGTAGTAAAACAAGACAAATATTCTACTGCCATTTAAAACCTTTATGCAGGCCTGCATTTCTACAGGGTGTCTAAAACACTGAGGTTTAGAGTTGCCAGAAGAAAAGGGATCATAAAAGAAGAGCAGAAACTTACTGTTACATGGGCTGTATCTGAAGACAATTGATAAAAGGATAGTTCACTTTTATTTATGTTGTAGAATGTTCTGctttagcaaattttcaattggtctgcattatttatagttttaaataccagctttccagctttcaaatggggttaaCTGACCcagaaactaaagaaaaaaagatatatacgtatatattgctctgtgatactacaattttactgttattatttTCCTCTATACACcttattctctcattcaaaccactacctagAGTAAACTGGATTCtagcaactggagagctgctgaacaaaaagctaaataattcaaaaaccaaaaaaattaatgaagacaaattctcagaatatcactctacatcatactaaaaatgtatCTAAATGTGAACTACTCTTTTAAGTAGCCACGGTCAATAAAATAAACTTTGTTCCTTTGATTTTTAGCCACCCCTTAATATTGTTTAGTGAAAAGAAGCTCACCACACGGGTTTGCATAAAAAATTTGCACAGAAACATGCTGAGAATTTATTAAACATGCCTGGATAGATTGTTCCTCCTATAATTCTTCCCAATGGATACCATGCTCGATCATCAAACCAGTTATGGAA
The sequence above is a segment of the Xenopus tropicalis strain Nigerian chromosome 7, UCB_Xtro_10.0, whole genome shotgun sequence genome. Coding sequences within it:
- the stt3a gene encoding dolichyl-diphosphooligosaccharide--protein glycosyltransferase subunit STT3A isoform X1 — encoded protein: MTKLGFLRLSYEKQDTLLKLLILSMAAILSFSTRLFSVLRFESVIHEFDPYFNYRTTRFLAEEGFYNFHNWFDDRAWYPLGRIIGGTIYPGLMITSAAFYHILHFFHITIDIRNVCVFLAPLFSSFTTIVTYHLTKELKDAGAGLLAAAMIAVVPGYISRSVAGSYDNEGIAIFCMLLTYYMWIKAVKTGSIYWAAMCALAYFYMVSSWGGYVFLINLIPLHVLVLMLTGRFSHRIYVAYCTVYCLGTILSMQISFVGFQPVLSSEHMAALGVFGLCQIHAFVDYLRSKLNPQQFEILFRSVISLVGFVLLTVGAVLMLTGKISPWTGRFYSLLDPSYAKNNIPIIASVSEHQPTTWSSYYFDLQLLVFMFPVGLYYCFSNLSDARIFIIMYGVTSMYFSAVMVRLMLVLAPVMCILSGIGVSQVLSTYMKNLDISRPDKKTKKQQDSTYPIKNEVASGMILVMAFFLVTYTFHSTWVTSEAYSSPSIVLSARGGDGSRIIFDDFREAYYWLRHNTPEDAKVMSWWDYGYQITAMANRTILVDNNTWNNTHISRVGQAMASTEEKAYEIMRELDVSYVLVIFGGLTGYSSDDINKFLWMVRIGGSTDTGKHIKEHDYYTPTGEFRVDREGSPVLLNCLMYKMCYYRFGQVYTEAKRPPGYDRVRNAEIGNKDFELDVLEEAYTTEHWLVRIYKVKDLDNRGLSRT